From one Suicoccus acidiformans genomic stretch:
- a CDS encoding YkuJ family protein — MKASVLTGIIQRLEVMTHATDEPEVRRFELDGVEKCQVTYYPEEDSFELKESETGTIFRFDDIDLVAIEVFEMLG; from the coding sequence ATGAAAGCTTCAGTATTAACTGGAATTATCCAACGTTTAGAAGTAATGACCCATGCCACCGATGAGCCAGAAGTTCGTCGTTTTGAATTAGACGGTGTTGAGAAGTGTCAAGTGACCTATTATCCGGAAGAAGATTCTTTCGAATTGAAAGAAAGTGAAACGGGAACGATTTTCCGCTTTGATGATATTGATTTGGTGGCTATCGAAGTATTTGAAATGCTTGGATAA
- a CDS encoding YqeG family HAD IIIA-type phosphatase: MRKYIEPTWRINSVYAIQPEELVREEIRGVIVDLDNTLIAWNQYEYTNEMRDWIDEVRAEGIQVYILSNNTQDRVSKVADPLGVPFTSGAMKPTGNGFQRAIDVLNLPLEEIAVIGDQVMTDVIGANLKGLQSILVKPIARNDNIYTQINRLLERLAFKYLGINRHGDWGDTLE, encoded by the coding sequence ATGAGAAAATATATCGAGCCAACATGGCGCATTAATTCTGTCTATGCAATTCAGCCAGAGGAATTGGTGCGTGAAGAAATCCGCGGGGTGATTGTCGATTTGGATAATACCCTTATTGCGTGGAATCAATATGAGTATACAAATGAGATGCGAGATTGGATTGACGAGGTCCGAGCTGAGGGGATTCAAGTTTATATTCTGTCGAATAATACCCAAGATCGGGTATCGAAAGTTGCTGACCCCTTAGGTGTTCCTTTTACGTCTGGAGCGATGAAGCCGACCGGGAATGGCTTCCAGCGAGCCATTGATGTGTTGAATTTACCGCTGGAGGAGATTGCTGTTATTGGAGACCAAGTCATGACGGACGTTATCGGTGCGAATTTGAAAGGCTTGCAGAGCATTTTGGTGAAGCCGATTGCTAGAAATGATAATATTTATACACAGATTAATCGCTTGTTAGAACGTTTGGCATTTAAGTATTTAGGGATTAATCGACATGGAGACTGGGGGGATACGCTTGAGTGA
- the yqeH gene encoding ribosome biogenesis GTPase YqeH, translated as METGGIRLSDTNYQCIGCGVMIQTQTPEAKGYLPQSALNKGIERGEFYCQRCFRLRHYNELQDVELDEDDFLAQLDQISEDDAYVIHVLDVFDIEGSIISGLPRFIGQQPFAVAVNKVDLLPKSVKLPRLRHWVEQVLHRNGLKPEEVILVSASKGHHLENLTKVIEREVHKRNVYMVGVTNVGKSTLINRLIQHYGGDKEVITTSDTPGTTLDQIQIPLTDNYSLIDTPGLIRSNQMSYYLSREEMAQVLPRKQLKPRTFQLNPEQTLFLAGLARIDFLEGAKTAFTFYVSNDLYLHRTKLEQADTIYTKHVGDMLRPPGKPEALPELISRRIRLEADQDIAISGLGWFTVNQAVELDVWLPKGVGMSIRPAML; from the coding sequence ATGGAGACTGGGGGGATACGCTTGAGTGATACAAATTATCAATGTATTGGGTGTGGCGTAATGATTCAAACGCAAACACCAGAGGCGAAGGGTTACTTACCACAATCTGCTTTAAATAAAGGTATTGAGCGGGGGGAATTCTACTGCCAACGTTGCTTCCGTTTGCGCCACTATAATGAATTACAGGACGTGGAACTAGACGAAGATGATTTTCTGGCACAATTGGATCAGATTTCTGAAGATGATGCATACGTCATTCATGTGCTAGATGTCTTTGACATTGAAGGCAGTATTATTTCTGGTTTGCCACGTTTCATCGGCCAGCAACCTTTCGCGGTGGCGGTTAATAAGGTAGATTTGCTACCGAAATCAGTGAAGTTGCCTCGCTTACGCCATTGGGTGGAGCAAGTTCTACACCGTAATGGGCTGAAACCGGAGGAAGTTATTCTTGTCTCAGCGAGTAAAGGGCACCATTTGGAGAATCTAACGAAAGTTATTGAGCGGGAAGTGCATAAGCGGAATGTCTATATGGTAGGCGTAACCAATGTAGGCAAATCGACATTAATTAACCGGCTTATTCAGCACTACGGTGGGGATAAAGAAGTGATTACCACGTCTGACACGCCGGGGACGACCTTGGATCAAATTCAAATCCCCCTGACTGATAACTATAGCCTCATTGATACACCAGGCCTTATTCGCTCGAATCAAATGAGTTACTACTTATCGCGCGAAGAGATGGCACAAGTCTTACCACGCAAGCAATTAAAACCACGGACTTTCCAGTTAAATCCTGAGCAGACTTTATTTCTAGCCGGCTTGGCCAGGATAGACTTTCTGGAAGGAGCTAAGACAGCGTTCACCTTCTATGTCTCGAATGATTTATATCTTCATCGCACGAAACTGGAGCAAGCAGATACGATATACACCAAGCATGTAGGAGATATGTTAAGGCCGCCAGGGAAGCCTGAGGCCTTGCCGGAGCTGATAAGTCGCCGGATACGTCTAGAAGCTGATCAAGATATTGCTATTTCCGGCTTAGGGTGGTTCACGGTGAACCAGGCTGTTGAATTAGATGTTTGGCTACCAAAAGGTGTGGGCATGAGTATTCGCCCAGCCATGTTATAA
- the yhbY gene encoding ribosome assembly RNA-binding protein YhbY — protein MKELSKAQQKYLRKESHQHKPIFQMGKMGLTEAFLEQVDEALEKRELIKFNILPNSDEDLREVSQIIEEQLGAYVVQTIGHTVILYRPSSKAKHQVISQALKQVK, from the coding sequence TTGAAAGAATTGTCAAAAGCGCAACAGAAGTATTTACGTAAAGAATCACATCAACATAAGCCAATTTTCCAAATGGGTAAGATGGGCTTAACAGAGGCTTTTTTGGAGCAAGTGGATGAGGCTTTGGAGAAACGTGAGTTGATCAAGTTTAATATCTTGCCGAACTCTGATGAAGATTTACGAGAAGTAAGTCAAATCATCGAGGAGCAGCTAGGGGCTTACGTTGTTCAAACGATTGGTCATACCGTAATTTTATATCGACCATCATCGAAAGCCAAACACCAAGTGATTAGTCAAGCTCTTAAGCAAGTGAAGTAA
- a CDS encoding nicotinate-nucleotide adenylyltransferase translates to MQGNVTATPLRQESVFYEKITLTQEAQPPTDSGRHRIGILGGTFNPPHLGHLLMAEQVGNQLELDEVWFMPTAKPPHAPGKKTIASQHRLEMVKLAIEDNPLFRLQDYEVNQGGKNYTVDTMRHFVEQYPQSDFYFIIGADSANDLHTWKDIHQLSELVQFVGVRRPGMLPYKGDIPVLWVESPLVDISSSEIRLRVYLEQSIKYQVPAKVEAYIKEHELYDFSM, encoded by the coding sequence ATGCAGGGAAATGTGACTGCTACACCTCTTCGGCAAGAGAGTGTTTTCTACGAGAAGATTACGTTGACACAAGAGGCGCAGCCACCGACAGATAGTGGCCGGCATCGCATTGGGATTTTAGGTGGGACCTTTAATCCGCCACATCTTGGCCATTTGCTGATGGCAGAACAAGTGGGTAATCAGTTGGAGTTAGATGAAGTTTGGTTTATGCCCACCGCTAAACCGCCTCATGCACCCGGGAAGAAGACGATTGCCTCCCAGCACCGTTTGGAAATGGTCAAGCTTGCAATTGAAGACAATCCGCTTTTCCGTCTGCAAGACTACGAAGTCAACCAAGGCGGGAAGAATTACACAGTGGATACGATGAGGCACTTTGTAGAGCAGTATCCGCAATCGGATTTCTATTTCATTATCGGCGCGGACAGTGCGAATGACTTGCATACTTGGAAAGATATTCACCAATTATCAGAGTTAGTGCAATTTGTCGGCGTGCGCCGTCCGGGAATGCTACCTTATAAAGGAGATATACCGGTATTATGGGTAGAGTCCCCTTTAGTGGACATCAGTTCCTCAGAGATTCGTCTGCGGGTTTATTTAGAGCAATCGATTAAATACCAAGTTCCAGCGAAGGTTGAAGCCTACATTAAAGAACACGAATTGTATGACTTCTCTATGTAA
- the yqeK gene encoding bis(5'-nucleosyl)-tetraphosphatase (symmetrical) YqeK: MTDYHILSIDRDTLLADLSERLSVKRFEHVLRVEATALELAEVYQVDFERTSVAALMHDYAKEMPDAAMRELALAYTGDPLLGEFNGNLWHGPAAAEIARSQFGCQDVEVLKAIAEHTIGALGMSVLSKVIFVADYIEPKRKFKAVDKARKVAFEDLDQAVLLKMAGSIRKLIKDSELIYLPSIENYNAFVKKTSSKTI, translated from the coding sequence ATGACAGATTACCATATTCTATCCATTGATCGAGATACGCTTCTGGCGGATTTAAGCGAACGCTTAAGCGTTAAACGCTTTGAGCATGTCTTGCGGGTGGAGGCAACGGCTTTGGAATTAGCAGAAGTTTACCAGGTAGACTTCGAACGAACAAGTGTCGCTGCTTTGATGCATGATTATGCCAAAGAGATGCCTGACGCGGCCATGCGCGAACTAGCCTTAGCTTATACTGGTGACCCTTTGTTAGGGGAATTTAATGGAAACTTGTGGCATGGCCCTGCGGCAGCAGAGATTGCGCGCAGCCAATTTGGCTGCCAAGATGTGGAAGTGTTAAAGGCTATTGCAGAGCATACAATTGGAGCTTTAGGGATGAGTGTACTATCGAAAGTGATCTTTGTGGCGGATTATATTGAACCCAAGCGTAAATTTAAAGCTGTGGATAAGGCGCGTAAAGTTGCTTTTGAAGACTTGGACCAAGCGGTCTTATTGAAGATGGCAGGTTCGATTCGTAAATTAATCAAAGACAGTGAGTTAATCTACTTACCAAGTATTGAAAATTATAATGCTTTTGTTAAGAAGACAAGCAGCAAAACCATTTAG
- the rsfS gene encoding ribosome silencing factor, with protein MVQTTEQHLETVIRAADDRLGQNIMALDVQGITPIADYFVIMDAKNERQLDAVVQAILDACAEADIPVKSIEGQQGGRWVLIDLYDIVVHVFHFTERAHYNIEKNWQDAPLVDIHEWLT; from the coding sequence ATGGTTCAAACAACAGAACAACATTTAGAAACAGTGATTCGCGCAGCTGATGACCGTTTAGGGCAGAATATTATGGCTCTGGATGTGCAGGGAATAACCCCGATTGCTGATTATTTCGTCATTATGGATGCGAAGAATGAGCGACAATTAGATGCCGTGGTGCAAGCGATTCTTGATGCTTGTGCCGAAGCAGATATTCCGGTTAAGAGCATTGAAGGTCAACAGGGAGGTCGCTGGGTATTGATTGACTTGTATGATATTGTCGTACATGTCTTCCACTTTACGGAGCGGGCTCATTATAATATAGAGAAGAATTGGCAGGATGCTCCACTTGTTGATATTCACGAATGGTTGACATAA
- a CDS encoding class I SAM-dependent methyltransferase produces the protein MAFRDISDVYDRFNNAEAYMDWFGLMFQLLPQGTQRFLDLGCGTGLLTQMLAALADEAVGIDVDSGMIDKALKAETVENLHFEQMDMTTLTFADESFTLLTAFLDTLCFLPNLASIKQTLAEAYRVLKPGGLFVFDVWQPEQMTDVFDGFNYSDVDEKGALLWHSFCTSEEEPYQVEHYLTVFDERESGFYERLETTLTERTYELETYRQALMQVGFAEANIQLLDEAAWEQYPEFAGRFVFIVEK, from the coding sequence ATGGCTTTTCGGGATATATCAGACGTCTATGATCGCTTTAATAATGCGGAAGCATACATGGACTGGTTTGGTCTTATGTTTCAATTACTGCCCCAAGGAACTCAACGCTTTTTAGATTTAGGCTGTGGAACAGGTTTATTAACGCAAATGCTAGCTGCTCTAGCTGATGAAGCGGTGGGTATCGACGTAGATTCTGGGATGATTGATAAGGCACTAAAAGCTGAGACGGTAGAAAATCTACATTTCGAGCAGATGGATATGACCACATTAACCTTTGCCGATGAGAGCTTTACACTTCTGACCGCTTTTCTTGATACCCTATGTTTCCTACCTAATCTAGCTAGTATTAAGCAGACTTTAGCTGAGGCTTACCGCGTCTTAAAGCCTGGGGGCCTATTCGTATTTGACGTATGGCAACCAGAACAGATGACTGATGTTTTCGATGGCTTTAACTACAGTGATGTGGATGAAAAAGGTGCCCTATTGTGGCACAGTTTCTGCACATCAGAAGAGGAGCCTTACCAAGTGGAGCACTATTTGACCGTTTTCGATGAGAGAGAGTCTGGATTTTATGAACGGCTGGAGACTACTTTGACTGAGCGGACCTATGAACTGGAGACTTATCGACAAGCTTTGATGCAAGTAGGTTTTGCCGAAGCGAATATTCAGCTTTTAGATGAAGCAGCTTGGGAGCAATATCCTGAATTTGCGGGACGTTTCGTCTTTATCGTTGAGAAATAG
- a CDS encoding nucleotidyltransferase family protein, whose protein sequence is MKALGIIAEYNPFHWGHAYQLAKARQLAGDCPIIVLMSGNVVQRGEFAVLDKWTRARLALSYGADVVIEAPITATLQGADYFASKHIQLLAKLGIDAFLFGTEQAQVSDLEALLDFQERHADALDDGIQKYLQKGHSYAASVELAMQAIYDAPANFQRDAPNHLLSLQYLRANRQLAKPLTPLSLQRVQAFQGHKVLSGSQIRQALSAGKLLEDSVPPETYQVLLDAALPQMEAYYPMLRYRVLTLSKTDLANMYGIREGIEARFMAACQEHTSFEAFTQYMISKRWTRASIQRLSMHVLLNHQLDTWQQADIDTKAKPALRILGMSQRGQAWLKHVDTEQVDLFSNLKQKHFPRYELNYQADQVMQLGDWQSVPEQNRSRFPMIIR, encoded by the coding sequence GTGAAAGCACTTGGAATTATTGCTGAATACAACCCCTTTCATTGGGGTCATGCTTATCAGTTGGCTAAAGCGCGCCAATTAGCAGGCGACTGTCCCATCATCGTCTTAATGAGTGGTAACGTCGTGCAACGCGGTGAATTTGCAGTATTAGACAAATGGACAAGGGCGAGACTGGCTTTAAGCTATGGGGCTGATGTAGTGATTGAAGCACCCATCACTGCGACCCTTCAAGGGGCAGACTATTTCGCCAGCAAACATATACAATTGTTGGCTAAATTGGGTATTGATGCCTTCCTTTTCGGGACTGAGCAGGCGCAAGTGTCAGACTTGGAAGCTTTGCTGGATTTTCAAGAAAGGCATGCTGATGCGCTGGATGACGGCATTCAGAAATATTTGCAGAAGGGCCACTCTTATGCGGCCAGTGTGGAATTAGCAATGCAAGCAATCTACGACGCGCCGGCAAATTTCCAGCGGGATGCACCCAATCACCTGCTCTCTCTGCAATATTTAAGGGCTAATCGTCAGTTAGCGAAGCCTTTGACACCTTTATCTCTCCAGCGGGTGCAGGCTTTCCAAGGCCATAAAGTTCTTAGTGGCAGTCAAATCCGTCAGGCTTTAAGTGCAGGTAAGTTACTTGAAGATAGTGTTCCTCCGGAAACCTATCAAGTTCTACTGGATGCTGCCTTACCCCAGATGGAAGCGTACTATCCAATGCTACGTTACCGCGTGTTGACCTTATCTAAAACAGATTTGGCCAATATGTACGGAATACGTGAAGGAATTGAAGCACGCTTTATGGCAGCTTGCCAAGAGCATACTAGTTTTGAAGCCTTTACCCAGTATATGATATCTAAACGCTGGACACGGGCCAGTATTCAACGTTTAAGTATGCATGTTCTTTTAAATCATCAGCTGGATACTTGGCAACAAGCCGATATTGACACGAAAGCCAAACCAGCTTTACGTATATTGGGGATGAGCCAGCGAGGCCAAGCTTGGTTGAAGCACGTCGATACAGAACAAGTGGACTTATTCAGTAATTTAAAGCAGAAGCATTTTCCTAGATATGAGTTAAATTATCAGGCTGATCAAGTAATGCAATTAGGTGACTGGCAAAGTGTCCCAGAGCAGAATCGGTCGCGTTTCCCTATGATAATTCGCTAA
- a CDS encoding ISNCY family transposase, with amino-acid sequence MEDYLNMNEKHKYNIIKAVVNGRKSKARAEVELNLSRRQINRLILKYKQEGRKGFRHKNANRKPSTTIDRHTRKRIVQLYRSKYYDFNFTHFHEKLQEVEGEHLSESSLRNILKEVHIVSPLATRRTKRRVAKELEDKADKKGLTHHEKDTLQGVQIVENSKAHPSRPRCKYAGELLQMDASQHPWFEADENDYYLHAAIDDATGTVVGAYFAAQETLEGYYQVSHQFLTHYGIPHRILTDYRSIFSGAHAPKKGAALEEQALTQYGYACQTLGIELEATSVPQAKGRIERLFGTFQNRLLQEMRLSGIRNMDEANQFLRDYLPQFNQKFAHPIKDSINAFEKLSADTNLNQILAKFALRVIHSGHTVRYNNQVYHLYDQHGQQVYLPRKTKVMVISTRNQQLFVSHKNQLFELIEMPSHQAVSKTLDIQEAQPKPKPHIPPMSHPWKAQSYQQYLKKQEYIKKKELVEVTS; translated from the coding sequence ATGGAGGATTATCTTAACATGAATGAGAAACATAAATATAATATCATCAAGGCCGTCGTCAATGGACGGAAATCCAAAGCTCGTGCTGAAGTGGAATTAAACTTATCCAGACGACAGATCAATCGATTGATTCTTAAATACAAACAAGAGGGGCGAAAAGGCTTCAGACACAAGAATGCCAACCGCAAACCTTCTACAACCATTGACCGTCATACTCGAAAACGAATTGTTCAGCTCTATCGCTCGAAATACTATGACTTTAACTTCACGCACTTCCATGAAAAACTTCAAGAAGTTGAGGGGGAACACCTCTCTGAAAGCTCGCTGAGAAATATCTTGAAGGAAGTGCACATTGTCTCGCCTCTGGCTACCCGTCGAACTAAACGGCGTGTCGCTAAAGAGCTCGAAGACAAAGCGGACAAGAAAGGCTTAACCCATCACGAAAAAGATACCTTACAGGGGGTTCAAATCGTTGAAAACTCAAAAGCACACCCGAGTCGTCCTCGATGCAAATATGCTGGGGAACTGCTTCAAATGGATGCCTCACAGCATCCATGGTTTGAGGCGGATGAGAACGATTACTACCTCCATGCCGCCATTGATGATGCCACTGGCACGGTCGTAGGCGCTTATTTCGCGGCACAGGAGACGCTTGAAGGCTATTACCAAGTCTCACATCAATTCCTGACCCACTACGGTATTCCTCATCGCATTTTGACGGATTATCGCAGTATCTTCTCAGGGGCCCACGCACCAAAAAAGGGCGCTGCTCTTGAAGAGCAGGCCCTCACTCAATACGGATATGCTTGCCAGACACTCGGAATTGAACTGGAAGCGACCTCAGTCCCCCAAGCTAAAGGACGTATTGAACGTCTTTTCGGTACATTTCAAAACCGCTTACTTCAAGAAATGCGGTTAAGTGGTATCCGCAATATGGATGAAGCGAATCAGTTTCTAAGGGACTACCTCCCGCAGTTTAATCAAAAATTCGCTCACCCCATTAAAGATAGCATAAATGCCTTTGAAAAACTATCAGCAGACACAAATCTCAATCAGATCCTCGCTAAATTTGCCCTACGTGTCATTCACTCTGGTCATACCGTTCGATACAACAACCAAGTCTATCATCTTTACGACCAGCATGGGCAGCAAGTCTATTTGCCAAGAAAAACGAAAGTCATGGTTATTAGCACTCGTAATCAACAACTCTTTGTCTCTCATAAAAATCAACTCTTTGAGCTGATTGAAATGCCGTCACACCAAGCTGTGTCTAAAACACTGGATATTCAGGAAGCTCAACCTAAACCGAAGCCACACATTCCACCCATGTCGCATCCGTGGAAAGCTCAATCTTATCAACAATATCTAAAGAAACAAGAATACATAAAGAAAAAAGAGCTAGTTGAAGTGACATCTTGA
- a CDS encoding YceD family protein: MKWTIREIREHPEEIVPFDETSDIKAELIKRDDSIIDVEPVRISGYFVEVDESFLLHAEVEATLTVPSSRSLKPVTIELNVPIRERYVYPNSQVAMDTTEEVVLELEEEAIDLAVAAIDAILLNIPMQVLAPEEEQSDLPSGSDWTVLTEEAFIQQKEQEKAESIDPRFASLKTLLEQSDTSEGKD, translated from the coding sequence ATGAAATGGACGATTCGAGAAATTCGTGAGCATCCTGAAGAGATTGTTCCTTTTGATGAAACATCTGATATCAAAGCGGAATTAATCAAACGCGATGATTCGATTATCGATGTTGAACCTGTTCGGATTTCTGGGTATTTCGTTGAAGTTGATGAGAGTTTCCTCCTTCATGCTGAAGTGGAAGCAACTTTAACTGTACCTTCAAGTCGTAGTCTAAAACCCGTAACAATCGAACTCAATGTCCCTATTCGAGAGCGTTATGTCTACCCGAATAGTCAGGTGGCAATGGATACAACCGAAGAGGTTGTGCTGGAATTAGAAGAGGAAGCCATTGACTTAGCTGTTGCAGCTATCGATGCGATTCTCTTGAATATTCCTATGCAAGTATTGGCACCGGAAGAAGAGCAAAGCGATTTACCTTCGGGTTCAGATTGGACTGTTTTGACTGAGGAAGCGTTTATTCAACAGAAAGAACAAGAAAAAGCTGAATCCATTGATCCACGCTTTGCATCCCTCAAGACGCTACTCGAACAATCGGATACGAGTGAAGGAAAAGACTGA
- the rpmF gene encoding 50S ribosomal protein L32 — translation MAVPKRKTSKASKRKRRTHKKLSLPGINSCPNCGEFKLSHRVCNSCGHYDGKQVASAE, via the coding sequence ATGGCAGTACCAAAACGTAAAACATCTAAAGCTAGCAAAAGAAAACGTCGTACGCATAAAAAATTAAGCTTGCCAGGCATCAATAGCTGCCCGAACTGTGGTGAATTTAAATTAAGCCACCGTGTATGTAACTCATGCGGTCACTATGATGGAAAGCAAGTTGCATCAGCTGAATAA
- a CDS encoding putative RNA methyltransferase, whose protein sequence is MLLSKKERTKAWLMDDAHPTLRCIHCQGPLALDESSLVCPQQHRFDISRQGYVNLLKGSLRDQYSKELFQARRQVIEDSEFYQALHEALAQILMDFKLESRPGLDAGSGEASHLYQVCQRLMTCPPVIAMDITKDAVQMATTYAGDMLPVVGDLGNIPVMDASLGWVLSIFSPANYQEFKRILDSDGLLIKVLPNAGYLREIRQAIHKLSGKPLETYSNQEVYEHFAKQVKVLHQERVVQVCPLSDSDLGALVEMTPLTWQLSSEERQGLISKLKGRATLDVSILVGRFEK, encoded by the coding sequence ATGCTTTTAAGCAAGAAAGAGCGTACAAAGGCTTGGCTAATGGATGATGCACATCCGACTTTGCGCTGTATACACTGTCAGGGCCCTTTAGCCTTGGATGAGAGTAGCTTGGTATGTCCGCAGCAACATCGCTTTGATATTAGTCGGCAGGGTTATGTGAATTTATTGAAGGGTTCACTTCGCGATCAATATTCTAAAGAGCTTTTCCAAGCAAGGCGGCAAGTTATTGAAGACAGTGAGTTTTACCAAGCTTTACATGAGGCTTTGGCACAAATACTAATGGACTTCAAATTAGAGAGCAGGCCAGGTCTGGATGCTGGGAGTGGGGAAGCCAGCCACCTTTACCAGGTATGCCAAAGACTTATGACGTGTCCACCGGTCATCGCCATGGATATTACGAAAGATGCTGTGCAAATGGCTACGACTTATGCTGGAGATATGTTGCCTGTGGTGGGTGATTTAGGGAATATACCGGTGATGGACGCAAGCTTAGGTTGGGTGTTGTCGATTTTCTCACCGGCGAATTATCAAGAATTTAAGCGCATTCTTGATTCAGATGGTTTACTGATTAAAGTGCTTCCTAATGCCGGTTACTTAAGAGAAATTCGCCAGGCCATTCATAAGCTTTCGGGCAAGCCATTAGAAACATATAGTAATCAAGAGGTCTATGAGCATTTCGCCAAGCAGGTTAAAGTGCTTCACCAAGAACGTGTTGTTCAAGTGTGTCCCCTGAGTGATAGTGATTTAGGGGCGTTAGTTGAGATGACGCCGCTCACTTGGCAATTATCCAGTGAAGAGCGTCAAGGTCTTATAAGTAAATTAAAGGGCCGAGCGACTTTGGATGTTAGTATTCTTGTGGGACGCTTTGAAAAATAA
- the clpP gene encoding ATP-dependent Clp endopeptidase proteolytic subunit ClpP has translation MNLVPTVIEQTSRGERAYDIYSRLLKDRIIMLSGQIDDNVANSVIAQLLFLEAQDPEKDIYLYINSPGGSVTAGMAMYDTMNFINADVQTIVIGMAASMASVLLAAGTKGKRFALPNAEVMIHQPLGGAQGQATEIEIAARHILQTRERLNKILSEKTGQPIEVIEKDTDRDNFMTAEAALEYGLIDAIMENNKNMK, from the coding sequence ATGAATCTAGTACCTACAGTAATTGAACAAACATCGCGTGGTGAACGCGCTTATGATATTTACTCTCGGTTATTAAAAGACCGCATTATTATGTTAAGTGGGCAAATTGATGATAATGTTGCCAACAGTGTCATTGCTCAACTACTATTCTTGGAAGCACAAGACCCTGAAAAGGATATTTACCTTTATATTAACTCTCCAGGTGGGAGTGTGACTGCCGGGATGGCAATGTACGATACGATGAACTTTATCAATGCTGATGTGCAAACAATCGTTATTGGTATGGCTGCTTCGATGGCCTCTGTTTTACTTGCAGCAGGAACTAAAGGGAAACGCTTTGCCTTGCCGAATGCTGAAGTAATGATTCACCAACCCCTTGGTGGTGCGCAAGGTCAGGCGACTGAAATCGAAATTGCTGCGCGTCATATCTTACAAACGCGGGAGCGCTTAAATAAAATCTTGAGTGAAAAAACCGGCCAACCTATAGAAGTTATTGAGAAAGATACAGATCGGGATAACTTTATGACTGCTGAAGCAGCCTTAGAATATGGCTTGATTGATGCAATTATGGAGAATAATAAGAATATGAAGTAA